The nucleotide window acaaataagataaatatGATAATGTTTCACCGTAacaccaaaatgagaaaaaaaaatttctcacaACTTGAAATTGggcaaataaatatttttgttgcaATTGTCAATGATGTACTGAAACAATTCGTGgttataaagtttcttataaCTTAAACTCCAGTTTTATTGCTTAACAAACCGTTTAGTGGATAGTAAGTCAATAACaatgattattttaaaatatacttaGTCTTAAAGTAATTGTTGTTATCAAACTCCACCGAGAGCCAAACAATATGGTTCAACTTATCAATTTTCTTTATCATTTATGATTACACATGGCTCTAAATTCTAATATTTCTATAAAATATAGGATCAGTCAAATTCAAATTGTATTTGAGATAATTTTACTTCCTTAAAACAAATTGACTCTTATGAAAGTTTAgagtttttaatttaatttcaagatCTCATTTTTATATACGTCTTGTGGTAAAACAATCCAATAAATAGATGATATAGTGTATGTTTAAACATAgcaattttctttaatattaaatGAGTTTTGGGGTGGCGGGGTTTCGACACGGACCCTACCatgtaaattatttaattaatatatatattcttacaaCAATTATCATTTAATTATTGTAGAATAATATGATTAGCCGTTTTGTTTTTTTGCAGTATGATTTTCtgcaaataaattttaattatatatatttttccgcatttgatatttatatcaaatcatattaatttatcatgactaaataatttagaaaaactGTGAATATATATTCCTCAATGATGATTAAGTGAGACATATCTATTGGCAAATATTATACATCTATTGTCTTGATATTAAAAATTGAACATGAGTATTTTTACTCATTAAGAGGCATGCCCAGAATTGGATATTGGAGCATACATATATAACACAAACAAGATACGTATTAAAACAATTCATTAATTAAACATCTATAGAAATTTAATTTGTGAACTCAATTCTTGTATtactattttctttgtcttaATTTACCTCatgtactttcttttttagttgatctcaaaatatagtatatatttttattcttagtaacaatttaacttaaaTGTTCATTTTAACCTAATGAGATAATTTAATGTTTGTTTTGTATgtaagaaaacattttttacaaactattttcttatttttatatgtCTGGTTggacaaattttttgaaaaatcttttctttagaaaattaaattccttaaaaattatgaaaatgactttctTAATGGAAGtatgaaaaataagttttatagttcatcaaaaaaaaaaaaaaaacaagttgtATAAATGAAATTCTATGTTTGCTATATGCTCCCCATCCACCCATGTTCCCAACTCCCTACCCCTTGACCATTCCATCCCCTTCACACCTCATGAGGCCCCACTCCCTACCCCTTTTCCCTCTATAGTATTTTGCTAGATTACATATAAATGTTCTtggtttaataattttttacttacAAAACACTAAACCAACttgttttttaataaaacatttttcatgtaAAATtgttccttcataccaaacacattaCACTGACACACAATTATTTCTGGCTTGTTTTAAACCATAAATTTCAGAAATTCCTTTTCTTAAAACTCCatgtcaaattaattaaagaatattacaatatatattaatttaatatttgatcTACATTCCTtatacttcctccgtctcattttatatgtcacctttttaaTTTGCATTTGCATTAAGAAgtgatgtaactttacccttctacccttatttaaattttttggaactcaagttttcaattaatgaatatgaattaatttattttgattaattaatttaaccaatgaacatgaatcatttacttTGCTTTTCTAAGTttgtcaaatatatattttcaaggctaataactcacaagggtagAAAAGGAagaatatggtaatttatgcattgattttatgaaatgacaagtattatggaccaactatttatagaaatgaatgacatataaaatgggacgaagGGAGTAGCGTTTACCAGTTGaccagatatatatatatatatatttccaatATATATGTTGGTGAAAGAAAAAACATCATTCTACTTGAAAATGAAACCCCACACGGAGTACGAATACATGCAATTCACAAAATACATCCCTCAATAATTAATTCACCATCACAACAtcatcaagaagaagaagaagaagaagaactagcAAAGAAAGAAATTGTTGAAAAGAAGCATCAAAAAGTGAGAGGAATTAATGGAAAGGGGCAGTGAAGAAAGAAATCAGTTAAACAATTACAATTTACAAGTATctttttcatcatcatcatcctcagTAGCAGCACCAAATAATGTTCATCATGAATTGGGATTTATACACTTTGCAGATCAAAACTTGAGCTTCTTAACTCCTTCATCACAATCTTCTCAGTCTCTTCAAGCTGCTGCTGCCGCCGCCAGCGTAAGTGTTACGCCATCCGCCGTCATCAATACAAACGCTGCTGCGGCTGGCGCGTCCAATAAcgttggtggtggtggtggtctAGGGTTTAGCCACAATGAATTACTTGTCAATAGACCTTCTTGGAACAACAGCGAACAGGTAAATTCGGATGATTTACAACTTTATCGTAGATTTGTGCTGGTGAAAGATAACAACcatcacaaaaaatatattgggATCTCTTTTAGGGTTTCTCAAATtattctttgtaataatttcttctttttgtttaattttacaTATAGGTGGAAGCACTAGATCCCAAGGGTATAAATGACGAAAATTGCAGCGGTAATGCCAGTGAGGGTAACAATTCATGGTATTATTTCTCTATAGCATTTACTCctactaatttattttcaaaatgttACATCGATTCTCGCGCAATGAATTGCGGcttgttattttttataatataatatagaagtGAAATATCTTAATTTCATCTAACATTTGATTTATCTTTGTTTTAACAAAAGGGGAAACTAAAGAAAGGAGGGATGGAGATCATGATCTATATATTTACTCTTCTCACAACTATTCATGcatacttcttcttcttcaattcttttttttttttttaatttaagaaaagggTTATTAACCTCACTATTTTGTGCTTAATTCATTCCATCAAAATCTGAGAAATTAGATTGGAGACAAAGATTTTCTCACTCTTAATTAGAGTGCAGAGTCTTGAGAATGAATTGCTCTTCCTAATATAGAGCACTTTTATAGTGCGATTTAATTAAACAAGGTGAATTGGAGTTGGTCAGACTATGAACTTTTCACCCCGCGTATCAAAATTAATCAGACTAAGGAGTTTCAGACAAAgacttgaaggaaaaaaaagtctttactttattttcaaCTCCACTATTTATTAGTACTACCTCTCTAGAAGCTTCTTCATGATTTACATTAAAACCTGAAAAGAGATCTAGCAAGGCATTCATGCAGATAGATTTTTGCTATCATGTTTTCTTGAAATGTCTCTCTTGCTCTTTAATAATGACACTATTTCAAAGTGTGTATATAAATACTATGGTTTGTACTAAATAATATGTGGTGTTGTGCATTTTGAGAAGGACAAGTGCTAGATAGATCCACTATACATATTATAATGCTcaactataaatatatttgtaccCACATCATGATAAAATTCAACTCACATATGATAAgacttttttaatttatttgctAGCACAAgtatatatacatttatattGTTGTCATGAGCTCATCAAGTTATTATTTTACTAGCAAGCAATTACATTATTTCATTTCTAAAATATGTAGGTGGAAGAGTTCATCTTCAGACAAAGGAAAAGTGAAGATAAGAAGAAAGCTAAGAGAACCAAGATTTTGTTTCCAAACAAGGAGTGACATTGATGTTCTTGATGATGGATATAAATGGAGAAAATATGGTCAGAAAGTTGTCAAGAATAGCCTTCATCCCAGGtacctaataataataataataatcaattaCTACTAGTTTCTCATGTTTTTCCTTATAGGAGTTGATTAAATTTATCTTACAAAGTACTCCTTATATCTTTATATGAAATAGTTAGAATTTCGAGAGTCAAgagattttatttgtttttactgTGATTCATTCTTCCtttttaaaacttaattttGGCAACCGCGATATATAGTATTTCTTATATAGTTACTAAATatgtaaatgatttttcaaaaacattaaaatttgaactatCATATAAATTGATACGAAAGAAGTATAAATGTTGTTTTagttataaaaagaaataatataaatacttaatatgcctcattacaaaagaaaaaaaagagtgtGTGTTACTGTTAGCAATATATGTGATTGTTGAATGTAACGATGTAAGTACATTTATCCGAAACAACTTTAGGAGtactaattcatcttctaaattgatttaattaataaatgggTAAGTTATTGACCCATTTGATATTATTTGgatgaaataatttaaaagtcgAGTCATAATTTAATCCCtttgatttttactaaattttaaattcaaagtaGTTTTGCTATAATTTGTTAT belongs to Solanum stenotomum isolate F172 chromosome 1, ASM1918654v1, whole genome shotgun sequence and includes:
- the LOC125877299 gene encoding probable WRKY transcription factor 12, whose protein sequence is MERGSEERNQLNNYNLQVSFSSSSSSVAAPNNVHHELGFIHFADQNLSFLTPSSQSSQSLQAAAAAASVSVTPSAVINTNAAAAGASNNVGGGGGLGFSHNELLVNRPSWNNSEQVEALDPKGINDENCSGNASEGNNSWWKSSSSDKGKVKIRRKLREPRFCFQTRSDIDVLDDGYKWRKYGQKVVKNSLHPRSYYRCTHSNCRVKKRVERLSEDCRMVITTYEGRHNHSPCDDSNSSDHDCFTSF